In a single window of the Heliangelus exortis chromosome 1, bHelExo1.hap1, whole genome shotgun sequence genome:
- the BORA gene encoding protein aurora borealis, with translation MADTKEAKMQITPETPGRVPVLNPFESPSDYYTLQEQIVSSPSVFKSTKSSSTPGKFRWSIDQLALINPVEIDSEDVRRQAMYLSHARIDKETEDRRQKAIEEFFTKRLIVPSPWIQHEGKQVSQFNSTKSIDLNKISPIGRQLTGKSNAACQTVLSLPVDFNLEKILGEYFRTDEFADQSPENLSSSSLRRKLFLEENGSVSECLSHSLHSPCGNQQLGMLCSIDISPVRCRSPLETSSSGQFSSSPIQGGTRAYSLGSITSPTFPEGSPAHNGSPAFSPIAFHIRQTPLSDQRKFTFRSPDIPSSSNRMTPSNARSPYIDGCSPIKNCSPMRLGACRGTAQYQTSVIRIPIAVENRSEDEEDKENASPGEALFPEMDNGIKLCQQDGDTFAHGTHLVVTTVSIAPDHTEACHQRLSSFRDMEGSKENNTVDMADAAEVSEENTWIKETIGNSNAPMTSFMTGITFSIENSRMCMSPLAESSAIPCDNSSIQVDSGYNTQTCGSSIMDTAGTENSCREIDVNTNVFQNKSQLLRTKECSVLNHKDNQLLRAKSPEKQSCFQKAKPHSTVFGQNATCNISSWKHKTENQIQGFHKNGILALVPRKTHWTEVKCWGCDEIRAEEAGEGNRRKGQVMDIS, from the exons cAGGAAAATTTAGATGGTCTATAGATCAGCTTGCTCTAATAAATCCTGTGGAAATTGACTCGGAAGATGTTCGACGCCAAGCAATGTATTTGAGTCATGCCAG AATTGATAAGGAGACAGAAGACAGAAGGCAAAAAGCTATTGAGGAG TTTTTCACAAAAAGGCTCATAGTTCCTTCTCCTTGGATTCAACATGAAGGCAAGCAAGTTTCTCAGTTTAATTCAACTAAGT CTATAGATCTAAATAAGATTTCTCCAATCGGAAGACAGTTAACTGGGAAAAGCAATG CTGCTTGTCAGACAGTACTGTCTTTGCCAGTGGATTTTAATCTAGAGAAAATACTAG GTGAATATTTTAGAACCGATGAATTTGCAGATCAGTCTCCAGAAAATCTGAGCTCTTCATCACtcagaagaaagctttttttggaagaaaatggaagtgTATCAGAGTGTTTATCCCATTCTTTGCATAGTCCATGTGGTAATCAGCAACTTGGAATGCTTTGTTCAATTGACATATCTCCAGTCCGATGCAGAAGCCCTCTGGAAACATCTAGCTCA gGTCAGTTTTCATCCAGTCCTATTCAGGGAGGAACAAGGGCTTATAGCCTGGGAAGTATAACCAGCCCCACATTTCCAGAGGGGTCTCCTGCACATAATGGTTCTCCTGCTTTTTCACCAATTGCTTTTCATATAAGGCAGACACCACTGTCAG accaaagaaaatttacatttcGTTCTCCAGATATTCCTTCTTCCTCCAACAGAATGACACCCTCAAATGCCAGAAGTCCTTATATAGATGGTTGTTCTCCAATTAAAAATTGTTCACCCATGAGGCTTGGAGCATGTAGAGGAACTGCACAGTATCAGACTTCTGTCATCAGAATACCCATTGCAGTTGAGAACCGcagtgaggatgaggaggacaAGGAAAACGCTTCTCCAGGAGAAGCTCTGTTCCCAGAAATGGATAATGGAATAAAATTATGTCAGCAAGATGGTGATACTTTTGCTCATGGTACACATCTCGTTGTAACAACTGTGTCTATTGCACCAGATCACACAGAAGCTTGTCATCAAAGGTTGTCATCCTTTCGGGATATGGAAGgctcaaaggaaaataatactgTAGATATGGCTGATGCAGCTGAAGTGTCAGAGGAAAACACGTGGATAAAAGAAACAATTGGCAACAGCAATGCACCAATGACCAGTTTTATGACAGGGATTACTTTCAGTATTGAAAACTCTCGCATGTGCATGTCACCTCTTGCAGAAAGCAGTGCAATTCCTTGTGACAACAGTAGTATTCAG GTGGACAGTGGTTATAATACACAGACTTGTGGAAGCAGCATTATGGATACTGCAGGGACTGAAAACAGTTGCAGAGAAATTGATGTGAATACTAACGTGTTTCAGAATAAATCTCAGCTTCTTAGAACAAAG GAGTGTTCCGTTTTAAACCATAAGGACAATCAGTTGCTGAGAGCAAAATCTCCAGAGAAGCAATCCTgtttccaaaaagcaaaaccacataGTACAGTATTTGGGCAAAATGCAACTTGCAACATTTCTTCTTGGaaacataaaactgaaaatcaaattcAGGGATTTCACAAAAATG GAATACTAGCACTGGTACCAAGAAAGACTCACTGGACAGAAGTGAAGTGCTGGGGGTGTGATGAGATCAGGGCTGAGGAAGCAGGAGAGGG AAATCGAAGAAAAGGACAGGTGATGGATATCTcttaa